In Chitinophagales bacterium, one DNA window encodes the following:
- a CDS encoding T9SS type A sorting domain-containing protein produces MQFRILLPKKGSLSPWQLVMLLVALIPLANVNTCLAQVPDIIWSKTFGGPGNDVMQDIFPTADGNFIMLGLTDSTGGDVTCAIKGKHDTWVIKMAPDSTILWQKCFGGTLEEGNPNSKIIQTSDGGFLFQTESWSDDFDVQGHHSQSDAWTVKLDANGNKIWAHSFGGTDFDTPRFMLELPGHKYLLMSRTTSHNGDVPNNSYPDFFNAWVFVVDQDGNIIRNNIYGGSGDDDLYKAILRPDGTLAMFGLTNSTDGDLAGLNTQGVDGWMLVTDTMGNVISSKVYGHQNEEDILDVFPTADGGFITFGDTQDPTVAVENGSWHGDYDFWAMKLDGNGNVQWQGIYGGLKREQLHRGAISSYDGSYFLSGSTLSTDGDILNEENKAREYCLMRISSAGVFQWSVAIGGSEPEYCYSMLDGGFVVGGAYSNDGDVSGLQGDADGWVVKFDVPTLIQQMESSTGLQIFPNPSNNKVHIDYGTINAPEVVEIKNILGQTVCSLPSGQQHADIDVQGWMPGNYYLVIRTKSGSARHYVKPFEVVK; encoded by the coding sequence ATGCAGTTCAGAATTTTACTTCCAAAAAAAGGCAGCCTTTCACCTTGGCAGCTTGTAATGTTACTTGTCGCATTGATCCCGCTTGCTAACGTGAATACCTGCCTTGCGCAGGTACCGGATATCATATGGTCCAAAACTTTCGGTGGACCGGGAAATGATGTCATGCAGGATATTTTCCCTACCGCAGACGGAAATTTTATTATGCTCGGCCTGACGGATTCAACGGGCGGTGATGTGACATGTGCAATAAAAGGTAAACATGATACATGGGTAATCAAGATGGCGCCCGACAGCACGATACTCTGGCAAAAATGTTTTGGCGGAACGCTCGAGGAAGGAAATCCAAATTCAAAAATTATCCAGACAAGCGATGGTGGTTTTCTTTTTCAAACGGAAAGCTGGTCGGATGATTTTGATGTGCAGGGGCATCATAGCCAAAGCGATGCCTGGACGGTAAAGCTGGATGCAAACGGCAATAAGATATGGGCACACTCCTTTGGCGGTACGGATTTCGATACCCCGCGTTTCATGCTGGAATTGCCCGGGCATAAATACCTGCTGATGTCGCGCACCACTTCACATAACGGTGATGTGCCAAACAACAGTTACCCTGATTTTTTTAATGCATGGGTGTTTGTTGTCGATCAGGACGGTAACATCATCAGGAATAACATTTATGGTGGTTCAGGTGATGATGATTTATATAAAGCCATACTGCGGCCGGATGGCACACTCGCTATGTTTGGCCTTACCAATTCCACTGACGGTGATCTTGCAGGACTCAATACGCAGGGGGTTGACGGATGGATGCTGGTGACCGATACCATGGGCAATGTGATCTCAAGCAAAGTGTATGGGCATCAGAATGAGGAAGACATACTCGATGTCTTTCCAACAGCGGATGGAGGTTTCATAACCTTTGGTGATACTCAGGACCCAACAGTTGCAGTGGAGAATGGATCCTGGCATGGTGATTATGATTTCTGGGCGATGAAGCTGGATGGTAACGGCAATGTTCAATGGCAGGGAATATATGGCGGATTAAAACGCGAACAACTGCATCGTGGTGCGATATCTTCGTACGATGGCAGTTATTTCCTCAGCGGTTCAACCTTGTCAACGGATGGTGACATCCTCAATGAAGAAAACAAAGCCAGGGAATATTGTCTCATGCGTATCAGTTCAGCGGGCGTTTTTCAATGGAGTGTAGCAATCGGTGGCAGCGAGCCCGAATATTGTTACTCTATGCTGGATGGCGGATTTGTAGTGGGCGGTGCCTATTCCAATGATGGTGATGTGTCAGGGCTGCAAGGCGACGCTGATGGATGGGTGGTTAAATTTGACGTGCCGACATTGATTCAACAAATGGAGTCATCAACCGGTTTGCAGATTTTTCCCAACCCTTCTAATAACAAAGTACATATTGATTATGGAACTATCAACGCGCCTGAAGTGGTGGAAATAAAAAACATACTTGGCCAGACTGTATGCTCACTTCCTTCCGGTCAACAGCACGCTGATATTGATGTGCAGGGATGGATGCCAGGCAACTATTACCTGGTCATTCGTACTAAATCAGGCTCAGCCCGTCATTATGTAAAACCATTCGAGGTCGTGAAATAA
- a CDS encoding glutamine synthetase III: protein MTNLRLRSVERVAEPKHVDIRNQGKKISDYFAENVFTEAVMKSYLSEDAYLSVMAATKTGQKIDRKIADQVASAMKSWAISKGATHYTHWFQPLTGATAEKHDAFFQINSSGKGLEIFDSNALVQQEPDASSFPSGGLRNTFEARGYSAWDPSSPAFIMEIGSGKTLCIPTIFVSYNGEALDYKAPLLKSLNALENAAVEVCHYFDKNVTKVVPTLGWEQEYFVIDEALFEARPDLVFSGRTLFGHAPAKGQQLEDHYFGSIPERVYAFMLDFESESFKLGIPLKTRHNEVAPAQFEVAPIFEEVNVAVDHNQLLMDVMQRVARRHKLRVILHEKPFAGINGSGKHNNWSMATDTGKNLLSPGRTPKTNLQFLTFFINVIKAVSEGDDLLRASIASAANDFRLGANEAPPAIISVFIGSYMTDILTEIESKVESGKFTEEREQTLRLEIHNKIPSLMQDNTDRNRTSPFAFTGNKFEVRAVGSSQNCSSTMTVLNTIVADQLIKFKAEVDGLIGKGKNREVAIMEVLKRYITESKKICFEGNNYSKEWEEEAARRGLHNVKNTPRALDFMVTPESIDLFVRNQVFTREEIHARHEIELEKYIKIVQIDGRIIGELAVNQLIPAAIQYQNELISNIKGFKEIGLDVKHTAAQQELVKEISEHVNAILTLVNEMTEARKAANKTDNIRERAIAYCDRVKPFFDEIRYRADKLELIVDDKLWPLPKYRELLFMR from the coding sequence ATGACCAATCTTCGATTAAGATCCGTTGAACGTGTAGCTGAACCCAAACACGTCGACATCCGGAATCAGGGTAAGAAAATCTCCGATTACTTTGCCGAAAACGTCTTCACGGAAGCGGTAATGAAAAGCTACCTGAGTGAGGATGCCTACCTCAGTGTAATGGCAGCTACCAAAACCGGGCAGAAAATCGACCGGAAAATAGCGGATCAGGTTGCTTCTGCCATGAAATCCTGGGCCATCTCGAAAGGCGCCACGCATTATACCCATTGGTTTCAGCCCCTCACCGGCGCCACCGCTGAAAAGCATGATGCCTTTTTCCAGATCAACAGTTCAGGAAAAGGGCTGGAGATCTTCGACAGCAATGCTTTGGTACAGCAGGAACCGGATGCCAGCAGTTTTCCCAGCGGAGGATTACGCAATACTTTCGAAGCCCGCGGCTATTCTGCATGGGATCCTTCATCGCCGGCATTCATAATGGAGATTGGCAGCGGCAAAACGCTGTGTATCCCAACCATCTTTGTTTCATACAATGGTGAAGCGCTCGATTACAAAGCGCCGCTCCTCAAGTCGCTGAATGCACTGGAAAATGCAGCGGTGGAAGTATGCCACTATTTCGATAAGAATGTGACGAAGGTGGTGCCTACCCTCGGATGGGAGCAGGAATACTTTGTGATTGATGAGGCATTATTTGAAGCACGGCCCGACCTTGTATTCAGCGGGCGCACCTTATTCGGTCATGCACCGGCAAAAGGGCAACAGCTGGAAGATCACTATTTCGGTTCGATTCCCGAACGGGTTTATGCCTTCATGCTCGATTTTGAATCAGAATCCTTCAAGCTGGGTATCCCGTTAAAGACAAGGCACAATGAAGTCGCTCCCGCACAGTTTGAAGTGGCCCCGATTTTTGAAGAAGTGAATGTGGCAGTAGATCATAATCAACTGCTCATGGATGTAATGCAGCGGGTGGCACGCAGGCACAAGCTGCGCGTTATCCTGCATGAAAAACCCTTTGCCGGCATCAATGGCAGCGGCAAACACAATAACTGGAGCATGGCGACCGACACCGGGAAAAACCTGTTATCACCCGGCCGTACACCAAAAACCAACCTGCAGTTTCTCACCTTCTTTATTAATGTAATCAAAGCGGTGAGTGAAGGAGATGACCTGTTGCGCGCCTCTATTGCTTCAGCCGCCAATGATTTCCGGCTGGGAGCAAACGAAGCACCACCCGCCATCATCAGCGTTTTCATCGGATCATACATGACTGATATCCTCACCGAAATCGAATCGAAGGTGGAAAGCGGAAAGTTTACCGAAGAGCGTGAACAGACGCTGCGCCTGGAGATTCATAACAAGATACCTTCGCTGATGCAGGACAATACCGACCGTAACCGTACCTCGCCGTTTGCCTTCACAGGAAATAAATTTGAAGTGCGTGCCGTCGGCTCATCACAAAACTGTTCCTCCACCATGACGGTGCTCAATACGATAGTTGCCGACCAACTCATCAAATTTAAAGCGGAGGTGGACGGCCTGATCGGGAAAGGCAAAAACCGAGAAGTGGCGATCATGGAAGTATTGAAGCGATATATCACCGAAAGCAAAAAAATCTGTTTCGAAGGCAACAACTATTCTAAAGAATGGGAAGAAGAAGCCGCACGCCGTGGCCTGCATAATGTGAAGAATACGCCGCGCGCTCTCGACTTCATGGTTACACCGGAGAGCATTGATCTTTTTGTACGTAACCAGGTTTTCACCAGGGAAGAGATTCACGCGCGCCATGAAATTGAACTCGAAAAGTATATCAAGATAGTGCAGATTGATGGCCGCATAATCGGTGAGCTTGCTGTCAATCAACTCATCCCTGCAGCCATTCAATATCAAAACGAACTGATCAGCAATATCAAAGGATTTAAAGAAATCGGTTTAGATGTAAAGCATACAGCGGCGCAGCAGGAACTCGTTAAAGAAATCAGTGAGCATGTGAATGCCATTCTTACGCTCGTGAATGAAATGACCGAAGCACGCAAAGCGGCCAACAAGACAGATAATATTCGAGAACGTGCCATCGCCTATTGCGACCGGGTGAAACCATTCTTTGATGAAATCAGGTATCGTGCCGACAAGCTCGAACTTATTGTAGACGACAAACTTTGGCCATTGCCTAAATACCGCGAATTGCTGTTTATGAGATAG
- a CDS encoding AsmA family protein yields MKKAVITFLLVVSLLIAAAVILPFIYKDRIVAKLKNAVNEQINARVDFGNFDLTLFAAFPNLSFCLNDLTVIGINEFDGDTLTSVKELKITLDLMSVIKGETVNIRSVAADGVLLNLQVLKDGQANWDISKPAPVTGTSSATAYTISLKSYKLTNAEIRYDDQSTGMNLLLKNANHEGTGDFTKDVFILSTKTDMEKLYASYGGISYLHGVHALLNADLEIDNKNSKYTFKENTLTLNDLAIAFDGNVAMPADDIVIDMKFASKKSGFNALVSLIPTIYKNDYQQLKSSGTFAFDGFVKGTYNDHAYPAFGINLSVQNGMFQYPALPAAVKNVAIDLKVNNPDGITDHTIINLKHLHAEMGGDPFDARLYISTPVSDARIDASIKGRIDLGKIKDLVPLEKGTNLSGLLTADVTAKGSMSAIESKAYDKFNAGGTISITGMYYKSSSFPSGMIINSFLLSFNAKNVTLNNCDVKAGGSDIRTTGTVDNLFAWYFKDELLKGSLNITSGLLDLNQLMTSSSSAAAPVVPDTAAMSVITIPSNIDFNLHASAAKVLYQEFVLQNLEGNVSMKNAVLDMSGLTFNMLDGRVEMNGVYSTENVKQPGFNLRLALTGFDIAETATSMITVRKMAPIAERCSGSFSSSLNVLGTLNGHMQPNLNSLTGKGTLKTGNVVVSNFEPLNKMADALKMPQYKQVALSNVNLSFEFKDGRVHVAPFETIISGTSASIEGSSGFDKTIDYNLNLSIPKAQLGTQAVNMVNNLLTAANKTAGTQYAMPDPVHVKVNIGGTTTHPVIKTGLKDAATNLTETIQEEVKTVVAEKIEDGKAEAKAQADKLISDAEAKAKELHAAAVVTADKAKKEGYVAADKLVAQAKDPISKAAAKAAADKLKKEADAQSAKIIKAADDEGKRLVDEAHKQADALLK; encoded by the coding sequence ATGAAAAAAGCAGTGATCACTTTCTTGCTTGTAGTATCACTCCTTATCGCCGCCGCAGTCATTCTTCCATTTATATATAAAGACCGCATTGTAGCGAAACTGAAAAACGCGGTCAATGAGCAAATCAATGCAAGAGTAGATTTCGGCAATTTTGATCTCACACTTTTCGCTGCCTTCCCCAACCTTTCGTTTTGCCTGAATGATCTTACCGTTATCGGCATAAATGAATTTGACGGTGATACACTTACTTCAGTGAAAGAGCTGAAAATAACACTTGACCTGATGAGCGTTATTAAAGGTGAAACTGTAAACATCCGTTCAGTTGCTGCTGACGGCGTATTGCTTAACCTGCAGGTGCTGAAAGACGGACAAGCAAACTGGGATATTTCAAAACCGGCGCCTGTTACTGGCACATCCTCCGCCACTGCTTACACGATATCGTTAAAATCCTACAAACTGACGAATGCCGAAATCCGTTATGATGATCAGTCGACCGGAATGAACCTATTGCTGAAGAATGCAAATCATGAAGGAACCGGTGATTTCACGAAGGATGTCTTTATACTTTCTACTAAAACGGATATGGAAAAACTTTATGCATCCTATGGTGGCATAAGTTACCTGCATGGCGTGCATGCCTTGCTGAACGCAGATCTTGAAATAGACAATAAGAACAGCAAGTACACTTTTAAAGAAAATACACTTACCCTTAATGATCTTGCAATCGCATTCGACGGGAATGTTGCCATGCCTGCAGACGATATCGTGATTGATATGAAGTTTGCATCAAAGAAGTCGGGCTTCAATGCCCTCGTTTCTCTCATTCCCACTATTTATAAAAATGACTATCAGCAGTTAAAGTCATCCGGAACATTTGCATTTGATGGCTTTGTAAAAGGCACCTATAATGATCATGCTTATCCTGCATTCGGCATTAACCTGTCGGTTCAAAATGGCATGTTTCAATATCCTGCATTGCCTGCTGCCGTAAAGAATGTTGCGATCGACCTTAAGGTGAATAATCCGGATGGCATCACCGACCACACGATCATCAACCTGAAACACCTGCATGCGGAAATGGGCGGTGATCCTTTTGATGCACGATTGTACATCAGCACTCCTGTTTCTGATGCCCGCATTGATGCAAGCATTAAAGGCAGGATTGATCTCGGCAAAATCAAAGACCTTGTACCACTTGAAAAAGGCACGAACTTGTCCGGATTACTGACTGCTGATGTAACCGCCAAAGGAAGCATGTCAGCCATTGAAAGCAAAGCTTACGATAAGTTTAATGCCGGAGGCACCATTTCCATTACCGGCATGTATTATAAGAGTTCTTCCTTCCCGTCAGGCATGATCATCAATAGTTTCCTGCTTTCCTTTAATGCAAAGAATGTGACGCTTAACAATTGCGATGTAAAAGCGGGAGGCAGCGATATCAGGACAACCGGCACAGTGGATAATCTCTTCGCGTGGTATTTTAAAGACGAACTGTTAAAAGGATCGCTCAACATTACTTCCGGTCTTCTTGATCTGAATCAGCTCATGACATCATCATCGTCTGCTGCTGCGCCGGTGGTGCCCGATACGGCTGCAATGTCCGTGATAACAATTCCGTCCAATATCGATTTCAACCTCCACGCATCAGCCGCCAAAGTGCTCTACCAGGAATTTGTGCTGCAAAACCTGGAGGGAAATGTTTCCATGAAAAATGCTGTACTCGATATGAGCGGTCTGACCTTTAATATGCTCGATGGCCGGGTTGAAATGAATGGCGTATATTCAACTGAAAATGTAAAACAACCCGGTTTCAATCTGAGGCTGGCCCTGACCGGTTTTGACATTGCAGAAACCGCAACATCCATGATCACAGTTCGGAAAATGGCCCCGATCGCTGAAAGATGCTCCGGCAGTTTTTCATCATCACTTAATGTCCTCGGCACATTGAATGGCCATATGCAACCGAATCTGAATTCACTCACCGGCAAGGGAACACTGAAGACCGGCAATGTGGTTGTTTCCAATTTTGAACCACTTAATAAAATGGCTGATGCGCTGAAGATGCCGCAATACAAACAAGTGGCACTCAGCAATGTCAACCTTTCGTTTGAATTTAAGGATGGAAGAGTACATGTTGCCCCGTTTGAAACCATTATTTCCGGCACGAGTGCTTCTATTGAAGGGTCGAGCGGATTCGATAAGACGATTGATTATAACCTTAACCTTTCCATACCAAAAGCACAACTCGGCACACAGGCGGTTAACATGGTGAATAACCTCCTGACGGCCGCTAATAAAACAGCAGGCACCCAGTACGCAATGCCGGATCCGGTGCATGTGAAAGTGAATATCGGTGGAACAACTACCCATCCTGTAATAAAAACAGGATTGAAAGATGCCGCAACCAATCTTACCGAAACAATTCAGGAAGAAGTGAAAACGGTGGTGGCAGAAAAAATAGAAGATGGCAAAGCGGAGGCAAAGGCACAAGCCGATAAACTGATTAGTGATGCCGAAGCAAAGGCAAAAGAGTTACATGCAGCCGCAGTAGTGACGGCAGATAAGGCAAAAAAAGAAGGCTATGTCGCGGCTGATAAACTGGTAGCACAGGCCAAAGATCCGATATCAAAGGCGGCGGCAAAGGCTGCTGCCGATAAGCTGAAAAAGGAAGCTGATGCACAATCTGCAAAAATTATAAAAGCAGCCGATGATGAAGGTAAACGGCTTGTGGATGAAGCACATAAGCAAGCCGATGCTTTATTGAAATAG